The following proteins are co-located in the Camelina sativa cultivar DH55 chromosome 12, Cs, whole genome shotgun sequence genome:
- the LOC104732768 gene encoding uncharacterized protein LOC104732768, whose product MDDDDDGLVFFRNDCASILSQIKDQDEQIRLKRRWLLGCDMSESKDHTPGKTEFVPESLLRRDDIFYETIKSRVEEAFGMCKNEQVCNDVPQKELKFSSLEVARKLDFMTNKGLYLIAMILTGGSTVFDKTRWKMKEIIRDSISRDFGKGKDGIGKEDIINQLHQVLSDPANFREDCMMNLARTSTLQSHRDAAMKVLNELDGLSTQTLRAMKRKLKGSRVIPQLKTSRFGQSRSDLINQVRQTIEKMLSELSAGDKLQERLAKALSLVDLSLKLSPGYKTTAATDFFRFSPETKNLQNEIVKAVWLLRKVRFPELKRLHLCLDPEAEVSNDSLRSAVRKMLIEYLFECSDMDTVPKSLMEALSLVNRRTRNVEHKVFPREAIEEETECVLNVSAQVKQIFCHCIPNYELDEDFDDAYMEDLEDSDDDDDDDFESCSLFDNESRCRNIKLEVKDTQEDAMGSADSDHEESGAECLVLDPTDSTHATNQHDFSSSVNRIVIRDLTESITRDHPRSLYFTPTSNKSTLRSDKHDIGTSNIRVKVERDIEMEGDHQFSSRSLFSVENIKSDDHGEQKPRRRNKNQYLAVQDISDETSLVAHNLIGCLLEKFADRQGLDLEADERSYLGGESRLQEDIEVSEEKQASSQQKSDESIIVSAVKELMPSLEESVFMKLKELMNVS is encoded by the exons atggatgatgatgatgatggtttagTGTTCTTCAGGAATGATTGTGCTTCGATACTTTCACAAATTAAGGATCAAGATGAGCAGATTCGTCTCAAAAGaag GTGGCTATTGGGTTGTGATATGTCTGAATCCAAGGACCATACTCCGGGAAAGACTGA ATTCGTCCCTGAATCTTTGCTCAGGAGAGATGAT ATATTCTACGAGACCATTAAGTCGCGAGTAGAGGAAGCATTTGGAATGTGCAAGAATGAACAAGTATGCAATGATGTTCCACAAAAGGAGTTAAAGTTCAGCAGTCTCGAAGTTGCCAGAAAGCTTGATTTCATGACGAATAAAGGTCTTTATCTTATTGCAATGATACTCACAGGAGGCTCTACTGTTTTTGACAAGACTCGATGGAAAATGAAAGAGATTATCAGAGATTCAATCAGTAGAGATTTCGGAAAAGGAAAAGACGGTATTGGTAAAGAAGACATTATTAATCAGCTGCATCAAGTTCTGAGTGATCCCGCAAATTTCCGGGAAGATTGCATGATGAATTTGGCGAGAACATCCACTTTGCAGTCCCATCGTGATGCTGCAATGAAGGTACTTAATGAGCTAGATGGTTTGTCAACGCAGACTCTACGTGCaatgaaaagaaaacttaaagGTTCAAGAGTGATACCTCAACTGAAAACCAGTAGATTTGGTCAGAGTCGAAGTGATCTGATAAACCAAGTGCGGCAAACTATCGAGAAGATGCTCTCAGAACTTTCTGCAGGGGATAAACTGCAGGAGCGATTGGCTAAAGCGTTGTCGTTGGTAGATTTGTCACTTAAGCTAAGTCCTGGCTACAAAACGACTGCTGCCACAGATTTTTTTCGGTTCTCACCAGAAACAAAGAACCTGCAGAACGAGATAGTGAAGGCAGTCTGGTTACTCCGTAAGGTCAGGTTTCCTGAGCTGAAAAGATTGCATCTTTGTTTAGACCCGGAAGCTGAAGTATCAAATGACAGCTTAAGATCAGCGGTTAGAAAAATGTTGATTGAGTATCTGTTTGAGTGCAGTGATATGGACACCGTTCCAAAGTCTTTGATGGAAGCTCTTTCATTGGTCAACAGGAGGACGCGGAATGTAGAGCATAAGGTTTTTCCAAGGGAAGCAATTGAGGAAGAGACAGAGTGTGTATTAAATGTGAGTGCTCaagtgaaacaaatattttgccACTGTATTCCAAATTATGAGCTTGATGAGGACTTTGATGATGCTTATATGGAGGACTTAGaagacagtgatgatgatgatgatgatgattttgagagTTGTAGTTTATTTGATAACGAGAGTAGATGCCGAAACATAAAGCTTGAAGTCAAAGACACTCAAGAAGATGCAATGGGGTCCGCTGATTCGGATCATGAAGAAAGTGGTGCAGAATGCTTGGTTTTGGACCCGACTGATTCTACACACGCAACCAACCAGCATGATTTCAGCTCTTCTGTCAATAGGATTGTTATAAGAGACCTGACAGAGAGTATTACTAGAGATCATCCTAGGTCTCTTTATTTCACTCCCACGTCCAATAAATCAACACTTAGGAGTGATAAACATGACATAGGTACGAGCAATATCCGAGTCAAGGTTGAGAGGGATATTGAGATGGAAGGAGATCACCAGTTCAGCTCTCGGTCTTTGTTTTCTGTTGAAAATATAAAGTCTGATGATCATGGTGAGCAGAAGCCAcgcagaagaaacaaaaaccagtACCTCGCAGTCCAAGATATATCTGATGAGACAAGCTTGGTTGCACATAACCTGATCGGCTGCTTACTAGAGAAATTTGCAGACCGTCAAGGTCTAGACTTAGAAGCGGATGAACGTTCATATCTTGGAGGCGAGTCGAGGCTTCAAGAAGATATAGAAG TGAGTGAAGAAAAGCAAGCTTCATCGCAACAGAAGTCAGATGAGTCGATCATTGTTTCTGCTGTCAAAGAGCTAATGCCATCCCTTGAAGAGAG TGTCTtcatgaaattaaaagagttgaTGAATGTGAGCTAG
- the LOC104732772 gene encoding uncharacterized protein LOC104732772 has product MATLASDLACIGKVGGGRLEIICRKKEKGRDQSNYPYKVIEITPPPKSLGVRCLPHNLQCGENVMIEGQTYTISAVTHRYQLRKGKYEPSERRLDVLSAARYVLNLYFDNLLQNS; this is encoded by the exons ATGGCAACACTTGCATCAGATCTCGCCTGTATCGGAAAA GTAGGAGGAGGGAGGTTGGAGATAATTtgcagaaagaaagagaaaggaagagatcAGAGCAATTACCCTTACAAAGTCATTGAAATCACTCCTCCTCCCAAGTCTCTTGGCGTTCGTTGTCTTCCTCAT AACCTTCAGTGCGGTGAGAACGTTATGATAGAAGGGCAAACGTACACAATCTCTGCAGTGACTCATCGGTATCAGCTCAGGAAAGGCAAGTACGAGCCGAGTGAGAGGAGGCTTGATGTTCTCTCCGCCGCTAGATACGTCTTAAACCTTTACTTCGACAATTTACTTCAAAACTCTTGA
- the LOC104732767 gene encoding ribosomal RNA-processing protein 8-like isoform X1 yields MTATAMKDESTSSKNRKRNKKRQRNPKPSSKEEPIESKLKSQKDTKINKNNKHGGSSSSSSSSSASKKRAKPSNFLDMLRERLSGGQFRMLNEKLYTCSGQEALDYFKEDPEMFDMYHTGYQQQMSNWPELPVNSIIDWLLSRSSSLVVADFGCGDARIAKSVKNKVFSFDLVSKNPSVIACDMSNTSLESSSVDVAVFCLSLMGTNYSSYIKEAHRVLRPSGMLLIAEVKSRFDPNNGGADPIDFVKAVCDLGFTSVLKVKSFVSIYSSPSFFFLVSPMRKILILFFLQDVSNKMFILLHFKKKEQLDSNQKTIKWPELKACLYKRR; encoded by the exons ATGACGGCGACCGCCATGAAAGACGAAAGTACAAGCAGCAAAAACAGgaagaggaacaagaagagACAAAGGAATCCTAAACCTTCTTCTAAAGAAGAACCTATAGAGTCGAAACTGAAGAGTCAAAAAGAtaccaaaatcaacaaaaacaataagcatggaggttcttcttcttcttcttcttcttcttcagcttcaaaGAAACGAGCTAAACCTTCCAATTTCCTCGAtatg CTTCGAGAGAGATTATCTGGTGGGCAATTCAGGATGCTCAATGAGAAACTCTACACTTGCTC TGGACAAGAAGCATTAGACTACTTTAAAGAAGATCCAGAAATGTTTGATATG tatCATACAGGGTATCAGCAACAAATGTCAAACTGGCCTGAGCTTCCTGTTAATTCCATTATAGATTGGCTATTGTCTAGAAGCTCTTCTTTAGTTGTGGCTGATTTTGGCTGTG GTGATGCAAGGATTGCTAAAAGTGTGAAGAACAAAGTTTTTTCCTTTGATCTTGTCTCAAAGAACCCTTCTGTTATTGCCTGCGATATGTCAAAT ACTTCACTTGAGTCTTCATCAGTGGATGTTGCTGTTTTCTGTCTTTCATTAATGGGAACAAACTATTCTAGTTACATCAAAGAGGCACATCGAGTTCTTCGTCCAAG CGGTATGCTTCTTATAGCGGAAGTAAAAAGCAGGTTTGATCCAAACAATGGAGGAGCAGACCCTATAGACTTTGTGAAAGCAGTTTGTGATCTTGGATTTACTTCGGTTCTAAAGGTAAAATCTTTTGTCTCTATatactcttctccttcttttttttttttagtttcccCTATGAGAAAGATactcattttgttctttttgcagGACGTCTCGAATAAGATGTTCATCTTATTGCATTTCAAGAAAAAG GAGCAGTTGGATTCAAATCAGAAGACTATAAAGTGGCCAGAGTTGAAAGCATGTTTATATAAACGTCGATGA
- the LOC104732769 gene encoding uncharacterized protein LOC104732769, with amino-acid sequence MKHKIFLHSSFKKSELFLSFSQFESEKKPSLTRQMAEVENMNSVPASEDTEYGFKRPEMYSTNIANSITSYGRHVFVLYKTPEAWPSHVEEQGLPQRFATLLKDRKSDLLVQTKLNVCEGGGSDGDVLVFPDMIRYKGVKDTDVEGFVEDVLVNGKAWSSGTQEEISGTFVFVCTHTSRDKRCGVCGPVILERFQKEIGSRGLSDQITLKRCSHVGQHKYAGNLIIFSPDSAGKISGNWYGYVTPDDVPELLDQHIAKGEIIQRIWRGQMGLSEAEAEKMITNGNKEESKGFTGGCCKGTKGVSCCQEETPKPEPIKKEGRKCTIWFQRLDKEEFYIGAAVVGAIATIAMACTFFRRSG; translated from the exons atgaaacataaaatatttttgcacTCTTCTTTCAAAAAGTCagaactctttctctctttctctcaatttGAATCTGAGAAGAAACCGTCGCTAACACGTCAAATGGCTGAAGTTGAGAACATGAACTCTGTTCCGGCGTCGGAAGACACAGAGTATGGATTTAAACGGCCGGAGATGTACAGCACCAACATAGCCAATTCCATTACTTCGTACGGTCgtcatgtttttgttctttacaAAACACCTGAAGCTTGGCCCTCACATGTCGAAGAACAAGGTTTACCTCAGCGTTTCGCTACCTTGCTCAAAGATCGCAAATCTGATCTTCTTGTTCAG ACGAAGCTTAATGTATGTGAAGGTGGTGGATCTGATGGTGATGTGTTGGTTTTTCCAGATATGATCCGATACAA GGGGGTTAAGGATACGGATGTAGAAGGTTTTGTTGAAGATGTTCTTGTAAATGGGAAGGCATGGAGCTCTGGGACACAAGAAGAGATATCTGGAACATTTGTATTTGTGTGTACTCATACTAGTCGAGACAAGAGATGTGGAGTTTGTGGACCAGTGATCTTAGAGAGGTTCCAAAAGGAGATTGGCTCTCGTGGACTTTCCGACCAGATTACTCTGAAACGATGTTCTCACGTTGGACAACACAAGTATGCTGGTAATTTGATCATCTTCAGTCCTGATTCTGCTGGAAAGATTTCTGGCAATTG GTATGGCTATGTGACTCCTGATGATGTGCCTGAATTGCTTGACCAGCATATTGCAAAAGGAGAAATCATACAAAGAATTTGGAG GGGCCAAATGGGCTTATCTGAAGCTGAAGCTGAGAAAATGATAACAAACGGTAACAAAGAGGAGAGCAAGGGGTTCACAGGAGGATGTTGTAAGGGAACAAAAGGCGTTTCGTGTTGCCAAGAAGAAACCCCAAAGCCAGAGCCAattaagaaagaaggaagaaagtgCACCATATGGTTCCAGCGTCTTGACAAAGAAGAGTTCTACATTGGAGCTGCTGTGGTTGGAGCCATTGCAACTATAGCCATGGCTTGTACCTTTTTCAGGAGGTCAGGATAA
- the LOC104732771 gene encoding heterogeneous nuclear ribonucleoprotein A2 homolog 1-like isoform X1, with the protein MDPYGTETVIEDEIQDPKPSDDVEDDDDKSQPHSSGGVDSAGKIFVGGLARETTSAEFVKHFEKYGEITDSVIMKDRKTGQPRGFGFVTYADVSVVDKVMEDNHIIIGKQVEIKRTIPRGSVSSNDFKTKKIFVGGIPSSVDDDEFKEFFMQFGELKEHQIMRDHSTGRSRGFGFVTYESEDMVDHLLAKGNRIELSGTQVEIKKAEPKKPNSVTTPSKRFGDSRSNFGGGYGDGYGGGHGGGYGGPGGPYKSGGAGYGGGRSGGYGGYGGEFGGYGGGGYGGGVGPYRGEPALGYSGRYGGGGGGGYNRGGYGMGGGAGYGGGPGDMYGPPYGEPGGGYGGPSGSYGGGYGSSGIGGYGGGMGAAGGGGYRGGGYDMGGLGGGGGGGYNGGGGSGGGSFYGGGGSRGGYGGGGSGRYHPYGR; encoded by the exons ATGGATCCTTATGGAACGGAAACAGTTATCGAAGATGAAATCCAGGATCCTAAACCATCCGATGATGTTGAAGACGATGACGACAAATCTCAGCCTCACTCTAGTGGCGGCGTCGATAGTGCTGG AAAGATATTTGTTGGAGGTTTAGCCAGGGAGACAACTTCAG CTGAATTCGTCAAGCATTTTGAGAAGTATGGAGAGATCACTGATTCTGTCATTATGAAGGATAGGAAAACTGGACAGCCTCGTGGGTTTGGGTTTGTCACATATGCTGATGTCTCTGTGGTCGACAAAGTTATGGAGGACAATCACATTATCATTGGGAAGCAG GTTGAAATTAAGCGGACAATACCAAGAGGATCCGTGAGCTCTAATGATTTCAAAACCAAGAAGATATTTGTTGGTGGGATTCCTTCATCTGTGGATGATG ATGAGTTCAAGGAATTCTTTATGCAATTTGGAGAGCTGAAGGAACATCAGATTATGCGTGATCATTCAACTGGAAGATCACGTGGCTTTGGGTTTGTTACATATGAAAGTGAAGATATGGTAGATCATCTCTTGGCCAAAGGGAACAGAATTGAGCTCTCAGGGACTCAG GTTGAGATAAAGAAGGCTGAGCCAAAAAAACCGAACTCAGTTACAACCCCGTCAAAGCGGTTTGGTGACTCTCGCTCTAACTTTGGTGGAGGTTATGGAGATGGTTATGGTGGCGGACATGGTGGCGGATATGGTGGTCCAGGTGGTCCTTACAAATCAGGTGGTGCCGGCTATGGAGGTGGCCGGTCTGGTGGTTATGGAGGATATGGAGGAGAATTCGGTgggtatggtggtggtggatacGGTGGTGGCGTGGGACCTTATAGAGGAGAACCAGCACTTGGATATTCTGGTCGTTATGGAggaggtggcggtggtggtTACAACAGAGGTGGTTACGGTATGGGAGGAGGCGCTGGGTACGGTGGTGGACCTGGTGATATGTATGGCCCGCCATACGGTGAACCTGGAGGTGGGTATGGTGGACCAAGTGGCAGTTATGGTGGCGGTTATGGTAGTAGCGGTATTGGTGGATATGGGGGTGGAATGGGTGCTGCTGGTGGCGGAGGCTATAGAGGTGGTGGCTATGACATGGGTGGACTTGGAGGTGGAGGCGGAGGAGGTTACAATGGAGGTGGAGGAAGCGGGGGAGGCTCATTttatggaggaggaggaagtagAGGTGGATATGGAGGCGGTGGCAGCGGACGGTACCATCCTTATGGAAGGTAG
- the LOC104732771 gene encoding heterogeneous nuclear ribonucleoprotein A2 homolog 1-like isoform X2 translates to MERKQLSKMKSRILNHPMMLKTMTTNLSLTLVAASIVLAEFVKHFEKYGEITDSVIMKDRKTGQPRGFGFVTYADVSVVDKVMEDNHIIIGKQVEIKRTIPRGSVSSNDFKTKKIFVGGIPSSVDDDEFKEFFMQFGELKEHQIMRDHSTGRSRGFGFVTYESEDMVDHLLAKGNRIELSGTQVEIKKAEPKKPNSVTTPSKRFGDSRSNFGGGYGDGYGGGHGGGYGGPGGPYKSGGAGYGGGRSGGYGGYGGEFGGYGGGGYGGGVGPYRGEPALGYSGRYGGGGGGGYNRGGYGMGGGAGYGGGPGDMYGPPYGEPGGGYGGPSGSYGGGYGSSGIGGYGGGMGAAGGGGYRGGGYDMGGLGGGGGGGYNGGGGSGGGSFYGGGGSRGGYGGGGSGRYHPYGR, encoded by the exons ATGGAACGGAAACAGTTATCGAAGATGAAATCCAGGATCCTAAACCATCCGATGATGTTGAAGACGATGACGACAAATCTCAGCCTCACTCTAGTGGCGGCGTCGATAGTGCTGG CTGAATTCGTCAAGCATTTTGAGAAGTATGGAGAGATCACTGATTCTGTCATTATGAAGGATAGGAAAACTGGACAGCCTCGTGGGTTTGGGTTTGTCACATATGCTGATGTCTCTGTGGTCGACAAAGTTATGGAGGACAATCACATTATCATTGGGAAGCAG GTTGAAATTAAGCGGACAATACCAAGAGGATCCGTGAGCTCTAATGATTTCAAAACCAAGAAGATATTTGTTGGTGGGATTCCTTCATCTGTGGATGATG ATGAGTTCAAGGAATTCTTTATGCAATTTGGAGAGCTGAAGGAACATCAGATTATGCGTGATCATTCAACTGGAAGATCACGTGGCTTTGGGTTTGTTACATATGAAAGTGAAGATATGGTAGATCATCTCTTGGCCAAAGGGAACAGAATTGAGCTCTCAGGGACTCAG GTTGAGATAAAGAAGGCTGAGCCAAAAAAACCGAACTCAGTTACAACCCCGTCAAAGCGGTTTGGTGACTCTCGCTCTAACTTTGGTGGAGGTTATGGAGATGGTTATGGTGGCGGACATGGTGGCGGATATGGTGGTCCAGGTGGTCCTTACAAATCAGGTGGTGCCGGCTATGGAGGTGGCCGGTCTGGTGGTTATGGAGGATATGGAGGAGAATTCGGTgggtatggtggtggtggatacGGTGGTGGCGTGGGACCTTATAGAGGAGAACCAGCACTTGGATATTCTGGTCGTTATGGAggaggtggcggtggtggtTACAACAGAGGTGGTTACGGTATGGGAGGAGGCGCTGGGTACGGTGGTGGACCTGGTGATATGTATGGCCCGCCATACGGTGAACCTGGAGGTGGGTATGGTGGACCAAGTGGCAGTTATGGTGGCGGTTATGGTAGTAGCGGTATTGGTGGATATGGGGGTGGAATGGGTGCTGCTGGTGGCGGAGGCTATAGAGGTGGTGGCTATGACATGGGTGGACTTGGAGGTGGAGGCGGAGGAGGTTACAATGGAGGTGGAGGAAGCGGGGGAGGCTCATTttatggaggaggaggaagtagAGGTGGATATGGAGGCGGTGGCAGCGGACGGTACCATCCTTATGGAAGGTAG
- the LOC104732767 gene encoding ribosomal RNA-processing protein 8-like isoform X2, producing the protein MTATAMKDESTSSKNRKRNKKRQRNPKPSSKEEPIESKLKSQKDTKINKNNKHGGSSSSSSSSSASKKRAKPSNFLDMLRERLSGGQFRMLNEKLYTCSGQEALDYFKEDPEMFDMYHTGYQQQMSNWPELPVNSIIDWLLSRSSSLVVADFGCGDARIAKSVKNKVFSFDLVSKNPSVIACDMSNTSLESSSVDVAVFCLSLMGTNYSSYIKEAHRVLRPSGMLLIAEVKSRFDPNNGGADPIDFVKAVCDLGFTSVLKDVSNKMFILLHFKKKEQLDSNQKTIKWPELKACLYKRR; encoded by the exons ATGACGGCGACCGCCATGAAAGACGAAAGTACAAGCAGCAAAAACAGgaagaggaacaagaagagACAAAGGAATCCTAAACCTTCTTCTAAAGAAGAACCTATAGAGTCGAAACTGAAGAGTCAAAAAGAtaccaaaatcaacaaaaacaataagcatggaggttcttcttcttcttcttcttcttcttcagcttcaaaGAAACGAGCTAAACCTTCCAATTTCCTCGAtatg CTTCGAGAGAGATTATCTGGTGGGCAATTCAGGATGCTCAATGAGAAACTCTACACTTGCTC TGGACAAGAAGCATTAGACTACTTTAAAGAAGATCCAGAAATGTTTGATATG tatCATACAGGGTATCAGCAACAAATGTCAAACTGGCCTGAGCTTCCTGTTAATTCCATTATAGATTGGCTATTGTCTAGAAGCTCTTCTTTAGTTGTGGCTGATTTTGGCTGTG GTGATGCAAGGATTGCTAAAAGTGTGAAGAACAAAGTTTTTTCCTTTGATCTTGTCTCAAAGAACCCTTCTGTTATTGCCTGCGATATGTCAAAT ACTTCACTTGAGTCTTCATCAGTGGATGTTGCTGTTTTCTGTCTTTCATTAATGGGAACAAACTATTCTAGTTACATCAAAGAGGCACATCGAGTTCTTCGTCCAAG CGGTATGCTTCTTATAGCGGAAGTAAAAAGCAGGTTTGATCCAAACAATGGAGGAGCAGACCCTATAGACTTTGTGAAAGCAGTTTGTGATCTTGGATTTACTTCGGTTCTAAAG GACGTCTCGAATAAGATGTTCATCTTATTGCATTTCAAGAAAAAG GAGCAGTTGGATTCAAATCAGAAGACTATAAAGTGGCCAGAGTTGAAAGCATGTTTATATAAACGTCGATGA